The DNA window cacacagacacacacacacacacacacacacacacacacatacacacatttatgcacaatacaggaaaacaaaaaGCTCCTGTTTCCGTAGCCCTAGCGCACGTTTAGCCCAGGAGGAAGCTCAttaaactcatccagtgaggtCCCTCTGCTTCACTCGGTCTCCGGGGGATCCGGACGGCTCTCTCCTGAGACGCCTCGACGCGCTCACTCCCTCTGAAGTGCAGTGCCTCGGCGCCGGGAGGGGTTTGCGTCCCTGTGCCCCTCGCTTCACCTCACCCTGCGGGTCCCACTCTCTGCCTAATGAGGTGGAGGACGGTTAGCGATTCAGATGGCGCGCTTTGAAGCAACAAAAGACACGTGGACCTATTACCTGTTACAGTGGCAGAGCCGTGGTCGCAACGGGGCTTGTTTAGAGACATTTCTTTTCTGGACTATTTGAGACGGGTTCCTGTAGAATAGAGGTGCCATGGCAACACAACTGTGAATTATTATGGGTGAATTATGGGCAAATATTGTCAATAaatctttttttgtccttttccgTCTTTcaaaagagatagagatgagATTAGACAGGTGGATGAGTCTGATGTCTGCTGACGTCTTTGACAAGCATCAGTCAATATTGCTAAACATTGTCTAGAGCACAGAGTGTCAGTCAGAGAACTAAATCAGGAGATAAAGGCACACTCGGATTGTTTTCTGATAGCAGATCTAGTTTTGTCTAATCTAGTATTGTTTAGTAGCCTATAGTAATCTCAATTCACTCTTCATGTTAATGTAAATAAATGGTAAGTATGTTACTTTGTATGATGCCATTTAACAAGCTAttctgtttgcgtgtgtgtgcgtgtgtgtgtgtgcgtgtgtgtgtgtgtgtgtgtgtgtgtgtgtgtgtctccccagagaatgagtgtgtacCTGAGTGGGATGGCATCATCTGCTGGCCTCGAGGACAGCCTGGTCAGCTGATGTCTGTTTTATGTCCAGCGTACATCTACGACTTCAACCACAGAGGTGAGAACGTCACCCCGTCACCCCTCACATGTgtcctcaatgtgtgtgtgtgtgtgtgtgtgtgtgtgtgtttttccccaaATGATGATGGTGAGAGTTCACAGGTAGCAAGAAGAAAGCTATGAAGATGAagaaactgtatgtgtgtgtgtgtgtgtgtgtgtgtgtgtgtgtgtgtgtgtgtgtgtgtgtgttagaatatTTATATAGAGTATGCTTAACCAATGATTGCACACGATTGTAGGACAGCACTGGAACATTACTGGTTGGTTGAGGGGATTAACCCTTGGCCTACGTGTAGTTAAAATCCTGTCTCTGTCAATGATTGACCTTTCACCCTGTTGACCTCTTCAGGTCATGCATATCGGCAGTGTGACACACTGGGGAGGTGGGAGCAGGTGGCCAGCATCAACCGCACCTGGGCAAACTACACCGAGTGCACCACATACCTGCTCGCCAACCCCGGCAaccaggaggaggtgtgtgtttggtgtgtgtgtgtgtgtgtgtgtgtgtgtgtgtgcctgtgtgtgtctctgtgtgtgtgtgcatgtgtgaataccGGTGTGCCTTTACTTTCAATCAGATGAATGTAATTAATTACTTATCTTAAGTCATCTGTATTGATGACCCATAAGTCATATTCATTGATTATATGATAGCTCATTTTCATTGATTGCACGGGTTAACTCATATTTATTACTAGTTATGGCATCTCCACATCCATGAGTGAAAGAGTTAAAGACACATACATTTACCCTACAGTAGAGGTTCTCAACCTGGGCGTCACAAGACAATTTCTACTATTCTACAATACACCATCATTTTTCATCTGTCTGGTGACtcaaaaaggttgagaaccatTGTAGTGTCTGTGGTGGCCGAAAGATACggcctcatattcacactcTGTTTATACTCAGTGAGGAATTTATCATCTTGGTCCttaagccacacaaacacacacacacacacacacacacacacacacacacacacacacacacacacacacactcacacacgtgaaCCACCACACATAAAATGACAGCACAGGGAagaaaagacacatacacacacacacacacacacttacagtacacacacacagacacacacatacattttgtaGCGAGCTCAGGAGATGTGGTGAGGTCTCAAGACTTTGTGAAAGTTTGCTGCAATTTACTCTCCTCTCGGCCAACACAAATTATAGCATTTGAATCCACATGGGAAAATACCTTAGACACAAAACCCATTCagggatacaaacacacaggcatgtgcagtctctatctccttctctttattcactctctctctctcactctctcccctctctctctctctctctctctctctctctctctctcactctctctcactctctcccctctctctcactctctctctctctctctcactctctctcacaaaaacacacacacacacaaagatatgcATACATATGCACAAAGATACAGGCATGTATACATGCacgataatgatgatgatgatgtgatgatgatgatgatgatgatgatgatgatgatgatgatgatatgtgtgtgtgtgtgtgtgtgtgtgtgtgtttcaggcggTGTTTGAGCGTCTGCACCTCATGTACACGATTGGCTACTCCatctctctgatctctctccTGGTCGCTCTCTTCATTCTGTGCTACTTCAAGTAAGCCTTtagttaccacacacacaatacacatgccagcactcactcactcacccacacacacccacacacacacacacagatacacactcacactcacacacacacgttccgaCTTTAAAATACTATTACAAGTACTACCAACCGTACCCAGGGCACCTGACACTGTATTGTTACTCGATGTTAAAAAACGACTTTGTGTTTCTATCAAGCCATTTATGGTAAATGTTCATCATTTGAAAATGACCCACACatatatagaaacacacacacacacacacacactgacacacacacacatcggtgtGAGACTCAAAGAGTCTGATCACAAGTGATGTGTTGAGTTTATCATGGAGTatatctgagtgtgtggtgAAGTCACACTGTCCTGTtaggaacatacagtatgattaaattaatgtgtgtgtgtttgtgtttgtgtgtgtgtgtatgtgtatgtgtatgtgtatgtgtgtgtgtgtgtgtgtgtgtgtgtgtgtgtgtgtgtgtgtgtgtgtgtgtgtgtgtgtgtgtgtgtgtgtgtgtgtgtgtattgtattagAAGCACATAGGTTCTATTCAGAGAAGGTTCAGAGAACACAGATAAGAGATGTTCTGAGATTCCCTGAACTAGAGCACAGAGTCCAGAGACAGACATCACATGAACAACCAaccaaactaacaaacacacacacacacacacacacacacacacacacactcaaattcaaatacacacacattgtacagaGTCCAGAGACAGACATCACATGAataaccaaccaaccaaacaaacacacacacatactgtacacacacattgctcAGAGTCCAGAGATAacacatcaaccccccccccccccacacacacacacacacacactacattgaACTAGAACTCCAGAGACAGAGATCACATgaacaaccaaccaaccaaacaagcaaacagacccccccccaacacacacacacacacattacactgagTCCACAAGATaacacatgaacatgcacacataaattctaccccccacccccaaacacacacaaacacacaaattctCCCTCACACAAATGTTCggccttttgtttttctttctctctttctgtatcgtTTTTGTTATTCTGCCTTTCTTTTTAGGTTCTTTCTATCTTCCCCCATTGGGCCGAAACGTCTCAACGTCAcgctgtctttctctttgtgtcCCACGCGCAGGCGCCTCCACTGCACGCGCAACTACATCCACATCCACCTCTTCACGTCCTTTGTGTGCCGCGCCGTCAGCATCTTCGTCAAGGACGCCGTCCTCTACACCGTATCAGATGAAGCCAAGTCTGAGGACGACGCCGTGGGACAGAGGCCTCACatggtacagacacacacgcacacacacaagcgcacacacacacacggtacacacacacacgacacaaatcacaacacacatacacacacacacacacacacacacacacacacacgcacgcacacacacggtacacacacacggtacacacacacacacacacacacacacacacacacacatacacatacaaatacacatacacatacacatacacatacacatacacatacacatacacacacacacacacacacacacacacacacacacacacggtacacacacacacacacacacacacacacacacacacacacacacacacacacacacacacacggtacacacacggtacacacacacacacacacacacacacacacactctgacggCGTCCGTCTCCTCTGCTAGGTTGGCTGTAAGGTGGCGGTGACTCTGTTTCTGTACTTCCTGGCCACCAATCACTACTGGATCCTGGTGGAGGGGCTCTACCTGCACAGCCTCATCTTCATGGCCTTCCTCTCAGACAAGAGCTACCTGTGGGCCCTCACCATCATCGGCtggggtaacacacacacacacacacacacacacacacacacacacacacacactctctcacacacacaaacaaacattcaagTGTCCTGAGAGAAATTTCAAAGGCGTGGATAAAGATTGAAAACTGGACTGAATGACCGTAAGCACGGACTAATGACGAAACCCGCCTTGGACTCCACGAACCCTGTTCtgacatcctgtttccctgctctcacacacccagagaGTGATAGCATCTGCTGATGTGTCTCCTGGTGCCCTGCTGATGTGTGTTAATTAGATCTCTCAGAGCCCCTGTCCCGTCCCGTCCCTTAATGGCTGCTGCTCTGATAGCGGAGGCATCAGTCATGTCTGTGCCATTGTGTGCTGCTGTCAGCCCGCCACTCACGTCACAGTTCAACAGGTTCACTGTGAAGGAAGCCAATAGAGGGACACACACGTGTCTGATTATTTTGCTGTGATATTGTGATAacaaaaccaagaatatttctATTTTTAATATCAATGGTAGAGAGTGGTGTTTATAGATGTATTAGTTGTTCTTTTTTATGACTGAGAATGTTCCAGATGGTAATTGAGATCTTATGGGTTTGAGAGCGCATCTCTTTTTATGGGCAACTACTGTATAAGACATGGGGAGAAACGTGTTGATAGATCATTTATAATTTTTCAGAGATTGATCCAGATTAGGGGCCAGATAAGAGCACACACGTGACGTGTACGCTGAGAGTTTTTGACGTGTTTCTCATCTATTGTCCAGGTGTTCCTGCTGTCTTTGTGTCCATATGGGTCAGTGCTCGAGCATCTTTAGCGGATACacagtgagttacacacacacacacacacacacacacacacacacacacacacacacacacacacacacacacacacacacacacacacacacacacaaatacgcacacaacAACTGTTCAGATAAAAGTCTGCTTAACTTGTTGGTTTAGatttcaaatattcatttaaaagagaaaaaacaatggGAAGGTAGACTGACAAGCACTGGGGTTTGGAGTGTGGTCTGACTAGCtgaatttttgtgtgtgtgtgtgtgtgtgtgtgtgtgtgtgtgtgtgtgtgtgtgtgtgtgtgtgtgtactcacctcctgtgtgtgtttgccatggTCAGGTGCTGGGATATCAGTGCAGGCAACCTGAAGTGGATCTATCAGGTGCCCATTCTGGCCGCCATTGTTGTAAGTTCATCAGTGAATGTCATAGACGCCTAATGGATTATTTTAAAGATctacacacctctctctttttttcatctcCAATTATATTAATCAACAAAGAGATTAAAGCCTACATTGCAACTTGACTAGTTTTaatctctgtttctcatttgTCTCTCCCTCAGGTGAACTTCTTCCTGTTCCTCAACATCATCCGGGTGCTGGCCTCTAAGCTGTGGGAGACCAACACGGGCAAACTGGACCCCCGACAGCAGTACAAGTCAGGAAACTATCTTACTCACCCCTTAACCTCTTAGCACTTTTACTTATACTAATCTTTATTCAAGTCACAAGTGTGGATTTAGATATAACTTTGTACAAAATGTCAaatataatagtaataataataataataataatccagcTGCTTAGATAAATTATTCCAGCTTCCAGAAGTGACGGATTGACTGGctttttgattgattgattgattgattgattgattgattgattgatgtcaATCACACGGTAAAAGATTACTACTTCCTATAAGAAACGGCTGGAGTGATTGATTTGCTGTATAAGGCCACTGTAGACACAGCTTCAGGATAATGACTAGTCTCATTAGACTGCATACAGTGTTGCACAGATCTGTCTGTGCATGATGCACACAGTTGtaatttttttccttttctgatATGGTATTGGTATGTTATTGTTAACCACTAATATTGATAGTttgatgattgattgattgattgattgattgattgattgactgactgattaaATAGGAAGCTGCTGAAGTCGACTCTGGTGCTGATGCCGCTGTTCGGGGTGCACTACATGGTGTTCATGGCGCTGCCCTACACGGAGGTGACGGGGGTGCTGTGGCAGGTGCAGATGCACTACGAGATGTTCTTCAACTCCTCACAGGTGGGCAGTGCGACAGGTATAGAGAGAGGTCCTATTGAGCTCATACAGCGACTAGTACTGTATAGAGAGGTCCTATTGAGCTCATACAGCGACTAGTATAGTGACTAATATACTGTAGGGAGATCCGGTAGAGCTTGTACAGCGACTAGTACAGAAAGGTCCTATAGAGATCCTACagcgagtgatagagagagatctgtaaaaaatataaatatactgtaagtaagaCTCATTCTTCTCAATGGATACCTCATAGACATAGACAACTGCAACATGTACTATCATGGATTTACTTTAAGGAGTCTGAGTTGAGGAACTGTTTGTAGAATGACAACATTTGCAAAAGGGTGTTTCTCATAACCCATGTCAAACTCTTAAGTCATATTCCATTTTTTGATGATGATCATTCATTATTTTCTCCAAGGGCTTCTTTGTGGCATTCATCTATTGCTTCTGCAATGGCGAGGTAAAGTCGGCCTTTCTCTTATttttctgtgtatttctgtatgGCGATGTTAGCTGAACAGTACACTAATGAAAAATGGAAAATCTCTGTTTAAATGTAGCTGAATTCGTttggactttgtgtgtgtgtgtgtgtgtgtgtgtgtgtgtgtgtgtgtgtgttcacacaggtGCAGGCGGAGGTGAAGAAGGCCTGGTTAAGGCGAAGCCTGGCGCTGGACCTGAAGCAGAAAGCTCGCGTCACCAGCAGCGGAGGCGGCGGGAGCTGTTACTACGGCGGCATGATGTCCCACGCCACCACCCAGAGCGTCTGCCTCAGCGTGAGCGGGACCAAGGGCCTCCCGCTGATGGGCGGGGCTGGCGTCGGGAGCAAAGGTCAACCccgcctcccctccctccaccacacCCTCACCAACCTCCCCGGTTACGTGCCCAGCGACACGGAGATGCCCATGGTTCCCACGGTGACGCAGCAGGAGCTGGTGCTGAGGCGGGCGGTCCAGGTGGGCATCCTGGCGCCCCCTAGTGTCGGCAAGGaggaaggtcaaaggtcacgtgAAGCGGAGAGGAAGGTGGAGGGGGAGCCTGAACCCTTACTTCTGGCGGAAGAGGACCGGTCAAGCTCGGTCTCGATCAAGGAGCTGGAGACCATTCTGTGACTGAAATGGATGTGGACAGATGAGTGCCCGAAGAGTGTGTAGCCATGGAAACGACCCCACCCAACTCCCCAACTAACACATGTGGTGGCTTTGCACATGAAGCAGCCCAGCAGTATAAAACACTTTGATTTTGAACTGACACAGACTCCTGGGAGCCTcgtcacacaaaacacagatatGCATCATGATGTTTCAGACTATTTCTCTGGCCTTCACTGTAAAACCTGGCAGCCTTTAAAGATTCAAGAAAAATCAAATGTTACCTCAAATATCAGTTGctcagaaacagaaaaacaaaacaaaatccgGCACACTGTTTGACTTTATTGGACCTCTCCCTGGCCTAGAGGGTGACGTTTAGAGCCAGTGAGCTCTTCATTAAGCTGAAAAGCCTTCCAAAGGCCTCCTCTTATGAGTCCATTGTGAGAATGAGTCCATTCTCAGTCTAGCCACACCAGTCTCTCTGATGCCTCAATCTTCAGCTCTTGGTGGAGTTGAAGTCCCAGTATGTACAGaggtgcagggtgtgtgtgaactgcTCTTTCTGATATGtgttgagaggtgtgtgtgcaaaccGCAGTGTCCATGCATTGTACCTTCCTGCTTAGTCCTCCTACCTTCCTTCCAGGcaccagaagaagaagaagcttcaagtcaatcctgagagacagagattcTGTCAATGCAGGTTTCAGAGGAAGCAATTGTGTTAGCCATTTGTATTGATCGGTTGGTTTGTCTTTTTATTGCTGGGACAGCACAGTTCAAATCAATTATGGTTATTGATGGAGAAAGTAATTGTTCAGGAAATTGGTGGTTACTACGGATGCTGTTCACTGTTGGCTTTCTCTCTGGGGAcagctgggttgtgtgtgtgtgtgtgtgtgtgtgtgtgtttgtgtgtgtgtgtggttgtgtgcagtggctttgctgttgttgttgtttttttcattttcctgcCAATGAGTCAACAACATTAAAGCTCCATTTCCAACAGTGAAGAGAGTCCCTCAGTGATCATAAAGACAAACCCCTCTGttcctttctcccttttttctctcattttctctctcattttcctcctctccatttCACACGCTCATTGATGGGCTGTCGTTCTTAGTGACGTTGATAGGCTCTGATTGCTATGGGCAAACAGGTGGGTTTGTTGGtgggtttacatggacacttttaaTTCAATTTGAATCTGAATAGCGGCTTAATCGGAATGAAAGGGTTAGTATTCCGTATGTGTTCCCTATACCAATTCAACAGCAATGTGTACAGTCAATCCGATTGCCTCCTGCAGGTTTTCAAGCAAATGCAAAGCAGCAACAGCTATTGCGATTGAAATTTTAGAGCACTTATACCCGCGGCCTGATCAGAATTGAATGTATGTATCTCATGTAAACAGATGACACAAAGTTTTTATTCAGAATAGTTTAATTGGAGTGACAAAGAAAATACTGTCCATGATAACCCAGTTATTGACTGTGTCCTTTACAGTCAAACTGTTCACGCATCTTACTAGTGTGCATGTTGCTTGTACTGCACAGTTCATCACATCAGTGGGAGGGTGACATATACGGAAGGATATGACAGTGTAGAGTTCATCAACTGACTGAGTCACACTGTTCTGTTAATAAAAGTCAAACTTTACAGGATAATGTAAACTGCTGTCCAGTTCAAATGCTTTCATGTTGTGTATTTATTGGACCATAGATAAGCAGTGTTCTGCAGATGAATAAAATATATGTGAAGGTGTTTTTTTATAaatagtgtgtgttcatgtttataGCGTTTCTGTGATTTTTGTGATACTGTAGATTCTGATTCTATCTGCTAGCTAGAATAACAGCTTTATAGACAACCTATCATCTTCACTCAGGACAAATTTTGATAAAGACATTATTTGCAGATCAAAGAAAGGTATTGTTCTGTGGTATATGTAAGGTTCTTGTCTACATGTAAATAACTATTAAACTATTAGACTAAATATATTAGACTATTCATTTTTAAACAGAGGTGTCAGAAACGAAAATATTTTTTGACCAACAAGGACAAGATAATATTCTTCCAAATTTCTAAACAATCTATATACACATGCATTTCGATTCTTTGCCTTAATAACCCATTTGAGGGTTACATGAATCCAATAAAAGAGAAAACATTAAAAACTGAAAGAATTCTTGGAACTGGCAATTTaatgaatcaatcaatgaaTTAGATCATCATTGTAGATCCAGAAGtatgttttaatttattttttaaaatccaAAATACCGTCTGTGGCCTTGTTGTCTCACACTTaatgtcttcctcctctcctctaaagctactctacagtatgtc is part of the Sardina pilchardus chromosome 22, fSarPil1.1, whole genome shotgun sequence genome and encodes:
- the pth3r gene encoding parathyroid hormone 3 receptor, which gives rise to MAPNGKLGFYRLPMSSVLLSSIGILSSLKSSIDSDDVITKNEQIYLLIGARAKCERSIRAQISSVKENECVPEWDGIICWPRGQPGQLMSVLCPAYIYDFNHRGHAYRQCDTLGRWEQVASINRTWANYTECTTYLLANPGNQEEAVFERLHLMYTIGYSISLISLLVALFILCYFKRLHCTRNYIHIHLFTSFVCRAVSIFVKDAVLYTVSDEAKSEDDAVGQRPHMVGCKVAVTLFLYFLATNHYWILVEGLYLHSLIFMAFLSDKSYLWALTIIGWGVPAVFVSIWVSARASLADTQCWDISAGNLKWIYQVPILAAIVVNFFLFLNIIRVLASKLWETNTGKLDPRQQYKKLLKSTLVLMPLFGVHYMVFMALPYTEVTGVLWQVQMHYEMFFNSSQGFFVAFIYCFCNGEVQAEVKKAWLRRSLALDLKQKARVTSSGGGGSCYYGGMMSHATTQSVCLSVSGTKGLPLMGGAGVGSKGQPRLPSLHHTLTNLPGYVPSDTEMPMVPTVTQQELVLRRAVQVGILAPPSVGKEEGQRSREAERKVEGEPEPLLLAEEDRSSSVSIKELETIL